The genomic segment ATTATCTTAGTAACCGGATAAAAACCAACAAGAGCAATCACTGAAGAGGCGATGAGCCCTTTATACAGTGCTCCCATAATATTCACATCGCCGGCTTTTTTATTTTTATCTTTTGAATTTAATTTAACAAAAAATATTCCCAAAATGGAAGCAACGATCGACACCGATCCTAAAGCCAAAGGATATAAAACTGCATTTTGAAAATCTGGGAAAACAAGCGAACCCAAAATCATCGCAGCAATTGCAGTCACAGCATACGTCTCAAAAAGATCAGCGGCCATTCCGGCGCAGTCTCCCACATTGTCTCCAACGTTATCGGCAATTACAGCAGGGTTCCTTGGATCATCTTCCGGAATTCCAGCTTCTACTTTTCCGACCAGATCCGCTCCCACATCAGCCGCTTTGGTAAAAATTCCTCCGCCCAGTCTGGCAAAGATGCTGATGAGACTTCCTCCAAATCCAAGTCCAATAAGAGCTTTTAAATCTCCCGTAATCGCATAAAATCCCGTTACGACCAAAAGGCCGAGTCCCACTACTAAAAGGCCGGTTACTGATCCTCCTTTAAAAGCTACATCTAATGCTCTTCCCAATCCCTTTTTAGCGGCCTCTGCCGTCCTCACATTAGCTCTCACAGCCACATTCATTCCAATATATCCAGCCAGTGCTGAAGCTGCTGCTCCGACAATAAAACCAATACTTGCACTAAGACTAATGACAAAATAAAGCGCTACTGCGGCAAAAATTGCCACATAAGCGACAGTTGAATATTGTCTGTTTAGATAGGCCTTGGCTCCTTCTCTGATGGCCTTGGAAATTTCCACCATCTTTCCCTCTCCTTCGAAAAATTGCATAACTTTCCAGGCTAGATAGAAAGCAAACGCGATTGCCACTAATGATGTGGCGATTGAGTAACCGATAATACCCATAGTTAGATAATTTTTAATTTCCAATTTTTGAATTTTTAAATAAATCTTAAATCTAAATTTTTAAACCCTCCTACCGACAGTCAGGCATTAGAAATTAGAAATTATTTATAAAATTTAAAAATTTAAAAATTTAAAAATTTAAAAAAATTATTACTATTTTTTATTCTCCTTTTTTTCTTCTAAAGCTTCTTCTTCGACAGACTTTTTCTTTTTCTTTTCTTTCTTATCTTCCTTGACCTCTTCAACTTTTTCTTCTTTTACATCTTCAATAATTTCTTCTTCCATATCTTTTGCGTTTCCGACAACATCGATCCTCCAACCAGTAAGCTTAGCGGCTAGTCTCACATTTTGTCCCTGTTTTCCAATTGCCAAAGATAACTGATCCTCCGGAACCTTCACTACTGATTCTCTCCTCTCTTCATTCAGCTCCACGGAAAGAACTTTAGCCGGGCTCAGCGCCGCAGCAATAAATTTCTCCGCGTTTTCACTCCATTCGATAATATCAATTTTTTCTCCTATCAATTCATCGATTACAGCCTGAACCCTGGTTCCTTTCTGTCCCACACAGGAACCGATCGGATCAACCCCCTCTTCTTTCGAAGAAACGGCAATCTTAGTTCTTGATCCGGCCTCTCTGGCGATATTTTTTATTTCAACGATTCCAGAAAATACTTCGGGAACTTCAAGCTCAAAAAGCCTCCTGATTATTTCGGGATGGACCCTGCTAAGCGTTATTCCAGGACCTTTCGGATCAGATTCAACTTTCGCTAGATAAACTTTAATCCTTTGCCCGATACGGTACCGCTCTCTTTCGATTTGCTCTGAAGAAAAAAGCACTCCGATTGATTTTCCTAAATCAACATAGACATTTTTTCCTTCAATCCTTTGAATCGTTCCGCTGATTACTTCGCCTTCTTTTTCTTTGTATTCTTTAAACATCGAATCTCTTTCAGCTTCTCTTATTTTTTGAATTATGACTTGTTTGGCAGTCTGCGCCGCTATTCTTCCATATTCGCTTTTTGATTCCAGCGCAATTTCAATAATATCTCCAACTTTTACGCCTTTTTTTATCTTTTTGGCTTCTTCTTCGGTTATATCGCGCTCAACATTAAATCTAGGAAGCTTATCTTCCTCTAAATTAGTATTTGCATATTTTTCGTCTGAGTCTGTTTTATTCTTGTCTGCGTCAGTCTGCGTTAATTCCGCGTCAGTCTGCGCTTCGACAAATTCGCGAACGCTTTCATCGACAACTTCCAGAAGCTTGAAAAAATTAGCCGAACCGTCGACTTCATTAAACTCCGCTCGGATATGCTGTCCTTTTTTTCCGTATTCTTTTTTGTACGCTGCCGCCAGCGCCGCTTCAATAGTTTCAACAACTTTGTCTTTGGAAATTCCTTTTTCCTCGGCAATTTGCAAAATAGCGCTTCCGAATTCTCCAAGCCGCATTGTCCCAGAATTATCTTCCTCACTATCTTTCTTAAGTTTTCTTTTTGACATAAATAAATATTAATCACAAAACAATCCCGAAAAATATCCCGAAAATCACTAATAAAAATTTCGTGATAGTTCGTGGATAATTTAGTGTTTGTTTAGTGATGCATTTTAATATAAAAGGCTCGCCTTCCTGCGAACCCTTTCCTATCAACCATATATACCAATGGTAACAAAAATATCTTGCCGTGTCAAATTGGCTTTATCATCAAAAATTGGGCGTCGCCGAAAGTATGCCTCCAATCGCATAAAGCACAACCAGCCCCGACAATGCTACCACGACTCCGACAATTGACCATTTCATGCTTCTTTTCGCAGTATCAATAGCTTTTTCATCCCCGACAGAAAAAATATATTGAATTCCCGAAATCACAAAAGCGATAACAGCCAGCATTCCAAATATGCTCAAAAGCCAATACAAAATATTAGTAATTATTCCCACTACTCCCCCGGAAGGATTTGGAAGATTGGTACTTATTGGGAAGCATACTCCGCTAGAACAGTCGAGATTGGGATTGTTTGAATTTTGAGCGCTCGTTCCTCCAGTGGTGTTTCCTCCGGAAGCTGCTTCATATCCCGATTCATACGGCACGCAATTTCCGCTATAATCTCTATATTCTTTTGATGGATCGGGACAAGCACCGGGATTATAATTACTATCAGGAACTGAATAATCAGAGTTGGTTGTTCCAGTATTTTGATCAGGAGAACTCGTTAGGGAAGAACATTCATACGCGCCATTGCCCCAAGATATGCATTGTCCATTTGATCCGTTGGACATTATACAGGGGTCGCCCTGTGAAATGCATCCGGTACTGTTTCCGCCTTCCGGCCAGCACATAGAACCAAGGCATTTCGCTCCGGCTGAAGCGCAAGAAACGCAACCTAAGCCTTCCTGGCAATCAGACGAGGTATCACAGTCTCCTCCTTTTCCTATCGTTCCCGCCATCGCCGAATCAACCGCTAAAAATATTCCTAGTGCAAAAATTAGCGATGTGCTAATAATTTTTGTATTTTTTTTCATTTTATTTTAGAATTTAATTTCAAAAATCTACTGGTATTTTACCATAAATTAGAAAAAAACAAAACAGTCCACAAGGACTGCTTTGCAAATATATTTTGAAATTCTAATCTTAGCTAAAACTAGAAATTTTGGCCAGTGCCGCCTAAGAAACTTGCTGCCGCTTTCAAAATCACTACTCCCAAAATAGCTACAATCACGCCAATAATCGAGTATATCATTGCACTCTTGGCCGTTTTTATTCTGTCTTCATCCCCAGCTGCGGTTAGATACAATATTCCAGCGATGGCAAAACCAATAACTCCCACGATCCCAATAATGATAAGCAACCAGTTCATTAAATTTGTGACTATGCCCATTATTGATCCGGTCGGAAGGCCCGTTCCGCCTCCTGCGCTTGAATCAAAAAAACCGCTAGAAGAACCATCCGTTTGGGCCAATACTAATGCTGGCGCAGTTAAAATCGCTACCGACACAATTGAAGCCAACTGTTTAATTTTGTTTTTCATATTACACCTCCTTTTCTAGATTTTATTTTTTTATTTACTCTAAAAAACCATTTATTGTCCTTATGATAATCATTCCGGAAAGAGCAACGACTATTCCGATAATGGCATACACCACTGATTTTTTCGCTAATTTTATTCTGTCCTCGTCTCCGGCTGAAGTGAGATAAATAATTCCTGAAACAACTAATGCAATTATAGCAATTATTCCAAAAATTTGCAACGAGAAATTTAGGATATTAAGCAATAATTGCGGAATACTGGGAGCAGAGTCGATCACCCCTGCCTTAGCTATGAGAAAAAAATTAAAATAATCCATTGTTTATTAATTTTCAAATCTTAATTTTTAAGGTCTACCACGTTTCCTCTTATTTTTGGATCATTGTTTATTTCCTCATAAGATTTTCCGGCAAGAGAAGGACGGATTGGAACAGAGCTCCGCTTCAATTGTTCTGTTTTGACAACGTAATTTTCATTTCGATTATTGCCCATATTTTGACTGGGCTGAACTGGAGTTTGATAACTCGGTTTTTGCATTTCAGGTTTTACCGGTTCCATTTTCTGCTGATAATTTCCAAAAAAATTATCTCTATTTTTTTCTTGAATAGCGGAATTTGGAATATTTTGAGACACGACACTCTCTCTCCTCGGAAGAGGGCGCTCAAAAACTTTGTTATTTTGATTTTGTCTGGCATAGTTGATCCCGCTCGCTTCGCCAAATCGAGGCGAACTTTGAGCAGAAGAAACTTGATTCGCCACTGGAAAATTTTCTGCTGGTAATTCGGGTTGGAAATTTGGCATTTTTTCCACAGGTTTTTTTTCTTCAAAAACCTCAAACACTACCTCCTGCCTATCCGGATCTACTTTGAGTGCCACATCTTCATCCAACGACCTCAGTACTTCCGCCAGTTTTTTCCTGTCTCCGGCATTCAGTTTTTTTGTGTTTTCACTGTGAAAAACATAATTTCCCCGCTCCATCATTCCGTGCCTTTGCGCTCCCATCATGGAACGATAATCCTCAATCCAATTTTTAATCGAAGGACGAACCGGCTGAGGAAAAATTCTAAGTTTTATCGGAGAAGAAGTTACCAATTGTTCTCCAAGCTGAGGATATTTTTGGATCGCTTGAGAAAGAGAAATTTTGATTATTTCAACCTCTGTTTTTTTATCCTCAAAATTATCCTCCATATTTTCTTCATCTTTTTTTATTTCAATAATTTCTATAAGGGGTCTTCTAGCAGAAATATTTACTCCTACTTTTTGACAAAAACTTTTGGCATCAGGGATAAAATCTCCGTAGTTATATAATCCAGAAGCGAAATCGATAATAAATTGTTTTGAAAATTCCGGACTTTTGAATTTTATCTTTTCTTTTATAAAATAAAAAATATCGTCTGGCTTGTTTATTTTGAATAATATGGAAAGATAAAAACGACTAAAATCCTTCGTCTCATCTCCGCTTAATCTGTAAAAATCAACAAGTTTTTTACCAGAGGTTGCTTCTTCTTCAGAGCTAAGAACAGCTATAGCCTCTCTCGGCAATTTTTTATACTCTTCTATCACCTTTTCAATCGTTAAATAATTTATCATAATTTTTATACAGAAGCCCAAAACTTGTTACCTCCTGAACCTACAAAATTTTTAACATTGGCGTTACTATTTAATTCTGCTCCTTCTTTGAATTTCTTTGCTTGTTCTGAACTGAAAAATCTTGATCCTTGTTCAAGAGCTGTCGTTGTAGAAATTACCATTCCAATATCCGGTAAAGCATCGGCTGAATAATTTGCGATTTGCTTTCCTGGCATTTTATCAAAAAATTTCTGAGCTTCTTTCATAAAAGTAGGATGGGCACACATATCTTTTTCAAAATCTCCACCCGTAAACGCTGCAAAAAATTTCCTAGGATCATCAACTGATGAAGCTGCCCCAATTTTTCTCCAATTTATCACATCGGTATTAGACAAATCATTTAAGTTTGTACCACTGGTAGCCATGCTCTTAAGTTCTTTATCTGCTCCTTCCGCGATTTTTTCTCTCACCGAATCTTGCATTTCACCAATCATATGATTCATTGAATCAATACCCAATACATCTTTGTGTGACAATTCATTAAGAAATTCGGTACTAAGCATTTTATCTGAAGTGATTTTTTTATGATCTCCGCTAGATTTGGCTTTTTTAATTCTACTTTTCAATATTTTTCTCGCATCATTAGCATAAGCGGGATCAGCGGCCATTCTCGCAATATCAATGTCTGCATCCCATCTATCTTCAGTGAGTTTTTTAACATTATCTACATCTCCGTGATCAGAAAGAGCTCTGTGTAAATTATTAAGATCTTTATTGTCCATTTTCTTATGTTGACCAGCCTTAACAACGGCTTGAGCTGCTAAGAATTTCTTGTATCCAGATTGACTCTTGAATTCCGCTTCCCTATCTGATGCACTCATACTATTGAGCATTGATCCGTAATTCTTGTATTTATCTTTACTTGCCTTTCTGACATCAGCTTTAGCCGAAGATCGGCGAAAAAGGCTTCCGACTTTCGTATCCCCAAGAAGATTATTAAGGTGACTACTACGAAATTTAACATTTCCATTTTCATCCTTTTTCGTCAATGATTTTCTCAACCCCCATGCTCCAGTTCTCCATCCGCCCTGAATAACCTTTTTGCCCCGCTTAGCGGCCGTCTTTAATCCATTTATACTTATCATACTACCGCCAGTAGCTAACTTCTGCGCGGCAATTATTCCAATCCAGAGCAAGACAATTGGAATAATCAAAGTAATTCCAGACACGATAATACTATCAAAAACATTACCAGTCATTCCTCCTGCTGCTTTTGATTCTAACGTTGTCATAATTCCATTATTCTGAGCTTCATTCATCACCATAAGAGCCATATACAGCATAAAGGCCATAATTGTCCCAAAAAACGATTGCTTGAATAACTGCCCCCACCAATCATCGGCATATTTGCTGAAGCTGGGAAAAATCGCCGCTGTGAAGCCAACAGGGGAAAACATTACTAAAATTGCTAAAACCAAAATCCTAATAACTAGCAAAATAGCTATCACCGCAAGAGTTATCATAAACAAAAATGAAAAACTTATTGCTGCCAAAAGGCCGAATGTCTGATCGGTATTCCCCTTGATCTCATCTGGCTTTGTAATATTAGGAAGTATTATGGCTTCAAGCCCTCTTTGCTGTTTTCCATTTCCATTGGTTGTATTCCATAAATTTTTGGAAATAGAACCGCCATCTCCGCCGAGAACCTTAAGAAAATAATACATTGGAATATTCCCTGCATCGATAACAGCTCTGGCAATCGGAAAACTAAAATTAACCAAAAG from the Parcubacteria group bacterium genome contains:
- the nusA gene encoding transcription termination factor NusA — protein: MSKRKLKKDSEEDNSGTMRLGEFGSAILQIAEEKGISKDKVVETIEAALAAAYKKEYGKKGQHIRAEFNEVDGSANFFKLLEVVDESVREFVEAQTDAELTQTDADKNKTDSDEKYANTNLEEDKLPRFNVERDITEEEAKKIKKGVKVGDIIEIALESKSEYGRIAAQTAKQVIIQKIREAERDSMFKEYKEKEGEVISGTIQRIEGKNVYVDLGKSIGVLFSSEQIERERYRIGQRIKVYLAKVESDPKGPGITLSRVHPEIIRRLFELEVPEVFSGIVEIKNIAREAGSRTKIAVSSKEEGVDPIGSCVGQKGTRVQAVIDELIGEKIDIIEWSENAEKFIAAALSPAKVLSVELNEERRESVVKVPEDQLSLAIGKQGQNVRLAAKLTGWRIDVVGNAKDMEEEIIEDVKEEKVEEVKEDKKEKKKKKSVEEEALEEKKENKK
- a CDS encoding pilin gives rise to the protein MKKNTKIISTSLIFALGIFLAVDSAMAGTIGKGGDCDTSSDCQEGLGCVSCASAGAKCLGSMCWPEGGNSTGCISQGDPCIMSNGSNGQCISWGNGAYECSSLTSSPDQNTGTTNSDYSVPDSNYNPGACPDPSKEYRDYSGNCVPYESGYEAASGGNTTGGTSAQNSNNPNLDCSSGVCFPISTNLPNPSGGVVGIITNILYWLLSIFGMLAVIAFVISGIQYIFSVGDEKAIDTAKRSMKWSIVGVVVALSGLVVLYAIGGILSATPNF